One Microtus pennsylvanicus isolate mMicPen1 chromosome 3, mMicPen1.hap1, whole genome shotgun sequence DNA window includes the following coding sequences:
- the C3H11orf71 gene encoding uncharacterized protein C11orf71 homolog has translation MAQNSASLSAGDQANRVAYGSSQGDLNQPTTAWAMVSGDSFLVTSLEPNQAGPRPPARPSVRTDRRRMSVSGRSRSRQGRFSPYPIPGVKLDLLRSVLQQRLVAMGTALAARISA, from the coding sequence ATGGCTCAGAACTCGGCGTCTCTGTCGGCCGGCGATCAAGCCAACAGGGTGGCCTACGGGTCCTCCCAGGGAGATCTCAACCAGCCTACCACGGCTTGGGCGATGGTCTCCGGAGACAGCTTCCTGGTGACTAGTCTTGAACCGAATCAGGCAGGACCTCGCCCGCCAGCGCGACCCAGCGTTCGGACCGACAGACGTCGAATGTCCGTCAGTGGCCGCAGCCGAAGTCGCCAAGGCAGATTCTCGCCTTACCCGATCCCTGGCGTCAAGCTCGACCTCTTAAGAAGTGTGCTGCAGCAGCGTCTGGTTGCCATGGGAACTGCCCTGGCAGCCCGCATCTCGGCGTAG